From Pseudomonas sp. stari2, a single genomic window includes:
- a CDS encoding DUF1127 domain-containing protein, which produces MNHLQDVSAVTVDRSPRYGLLRRLFKGFWRGLERARTRRLLAQLDGRDLADLGLSHADRLNELEKPFWR; this is translated from the coding sequence ATGAATCACTTACAGGATGTTTCAGCAGTTACAGTCGATCGCTCTCCCCGCTACGGTCTTCTACGGCGACTATTCAAAGGCTTCTGGCGAGGCCTGGAGCGCGCCAGAACACGGCGCCTGCTGGCCCAACTCGATGGGCGGGATCTCGCCGATCTCGGCCTCAGCCACGCGGATCGACTGAATGAGCTGGAGAAACCCTTCTGGCGCTAG
- a CDS encoding DUF1127 domain-containing protein yields the protein MERTLSSELFFEDKAAKTQASLPLRVIANLMLWQRRISSRHQLARLDSRLLADAGISEAQRYEELSKPFWR from the coding sequence ATGGAACGTACACTCAGTTCCGAACTGTTCTTCGAAGACAAAGCTGCAAAAACCCAAGCTTCCCTGCCTCTGCGCGTTATCGCCAACCTGATGTTGTGGCAGCGCCGCATCTCCAGCCGCCATCAACTGGCTCGTCTGGATTCGCGTCTGCTGGCTGACGCCGGTATCAGCGAAGCACAACGCTACGAAGAGCTCAGCAAGCCGTTCTGGCGCTAA